The sequence below is a genomic window from Tistrella bauzanensis.
GCGCACGACCGACAAGGCGGCACGGATCGAGGCGGTTCTGGAAGACATCGCCCTCGCCCATCGCGCCCATGAACCAGCGGGCCGGCTCAGCCACGGCCAGAAGCAGTGGCTGGAGATCGGCATGCTGCTGATGCAGCAACCCCGGGTGCTGCTGGTCGACGAGCCCGCCGCCGGCATGACCGACAGCGAGACCTCGCAGACCGCCGTGTTGCTGAAGCGGCTGGCGCAGTCGCATGCGGTGATCGTGGTCGAGCATGATATGGGCTTCGTGCGCGACCTGGACTGCCGGGTGACCGTGCTGCATGAAGGCTCGGTGCTCGCCGAAGGCAGCCTCGACCATGTCCAGTCGGATAGCCGGGTCGTGGATGTCTATCTGGGCCGTTGACGGAGAACCGTGATCCAAATGCTCGATGTTCATGCGCTGGATGTGCATTACGGCTCGGCCCAGGCGCTCAAGGGCGTTTCGGTCGAGGCCCGTGCCGGTGAGATCACCTGCGTCCTCGGCCGCAACGGCGTTGGCAAGACCACGCTGATGCGTGCCATCACCGGCCATCTGAAGCCCTCGGCCGGCACCATCAGGCTGGCCGACACCGACCTTGCCGGACGCGCGCCCTTCGACCGTGCCCGCGCCGGTATCGGCTTCGTACCCCAGGGTCGCGAAGTTTTTCCGCTCCTCACCGTTGAAGAGAATCTCAAAACCGGCCTCGCCGCCCGGCCGCGCAGCCTGGAACGTCGGATCCCCGACGACATCTTCACGCTGTTTCCGGTGCTGAAATCGATGCTCGGCCGGCGCGGCGGCGATCTCTCGGGCGGCCAGCAGCAGCAGTTGGCCATCGGCCGCGCGCTGGTCACGGCGCCGAAACTGCTGGTGCTGGATGAACCGACCGAAGGCATCCAGCCGTCGATCATCAAGGATATCGGCCGGGTCATCCAGCTTCTGGCCCGCGAACGGGGGCTTGCGGTTCTGCTGGTCGAGCAGTATTTCGATTTTGCACAGGAACTGGCCGACCGCTTCATCGTGCTCGACCGTGGCGAGGTCATCGTCTCAGGCGACGGCGCCTCCCTCGACGACGATGTCCGCCGCCACCTGACCGTCTGAACCGAGCCTCTCTGGCCCAAACCTCTCTAGCCCAAACCATCAAGGACTGACCCCGCCGGTGCCTTGCCTGACGACGACCGATGATGATGCGGCGCTGCGCATCCGGCGCTCCGCGCTGGATCGCGGACGCCTGATGCTGGTGATGGGCCCCGCCCCCACTGCCCGGCAGGGCCTGCGCGATCTGGACCAACGGGCCCCCTTGCGGGCGCTGTTTCCGCATGCGGAACCCGGCGAGGTGCCGATGGTGGTGGTCACCAGCACCTCCGGTGGCATCGTGGCTGGCGACCGGCTGTCGGTGTC
It includes:
- the urtE gene encoding urea ABC transporter ATP-binding subunit UrtE, with translation MLDVHALDVHYGSAQALKGVSVEARAGEITCVLGRNGVGKTTLMRAITGHLKPSAGTIRLADTDLAGRAPFDRARAGIGFVPQGREVFPLLTVEENLKTGLAARPRSLERRIPDDIFTLFPVLKSMLGRRGGDLSGGQQQQLAIGRALVTAPKLLVLDEPTEGIQPSIIKDIGRVIQLLARERGLAVLLVEQYFDFAQELADRFIVLDRGEVIVSGDGASLDDDVRRHLTV